The following are from one region of the Quercus robur chromosome 1, dhQueRobu3.1, whole genome shotgun sequence genome:
- the LOC126690015 gene encoding ethylene-responsive transcription factor ERF119, protein MPEPRKQPAKSKKTTATIPSGESSITKMRKVRVICSDPYATDSSSSEDECENRRAKKCKKFIREINLPLVLQQQSKPSSLESESSCQDSNNNNGTKTPNIVEARQKKRVLAKTPSRRPSSSKYRGVRQRKWGKWAAEIRDPFKGARIWLGTYNTPEEASEAYERKRLEFEAAMAMSSATPAVTAYASSEKSNNASASSAVVSPSQNNQQPVSSEDSEGVLSHTSPASVLELETSASNTKGNATDLITDECVEVTNAEISLAELQIPDDLGLMDETFADVPFEQELNFEPESEFDPLCFDNIGQFFDGYSGLEDIEICGFDNDGPSELPDWDFADIGNDIASWMDEPLNIPCQ, encoded by the coding sequence atgccaGAGCCTCGGAAACAACCTGCGAAGTCTAAGAAAACCACAGCAACAATTCCCTCTGGAGAATCATCGATTACGAAGATGAGGAAAGTCCGTGTGATCTGTTCAGATCCTTATGCTACTGACTCATCTTCAAGCGAGGATGAGTGTGAGAATAGGAGGGctaagaaatgcaaaaaattcatCCGTGAAATTAATCTCCCCCTTGTTTTGCAACAACAATCGAAGCCTTCTTCTCTTGAGTCAGAGAGCTCTTGTCAGGACAGTAACAACAACAATGGTACCAAAACCCCCAATATTGTTGAAGCCAGACAGAAGAAAAGGGTTTTGGCTAAAACCCCATCTAGAAGACCCTCTTCTTCGAAGTATAGAGGAGTTAGGCAAAGGAAATGGGGGAAATGGGCTGCTGAGATTCGAGACCCATTCAAAGGAGCTAGGATTTGGTTGGGGACTTACAATACTCCAGAGGAGGCGTCTGAAGCTTATGAGCGAAAGAGACTCGAGTTTGAAGCTGCTATGGCCATGTCTAGTGCGACTCCTGCTGTTACGGCTTATGCTTCCTCTGAAAAGAGCAATAATGCGTCGGCGTCTTCGGCTGTGGTATCTCCATCACAGAATAACCAGCAACCTGTGTCTTCTGAGGATTCTGAGGGTGTGTTGTCGCATACATCTCCAGCTTCTGTCCTCGAATTGGAGACCTCTGCGTCCAACACCAAAGGGAATGCAACTGACTTGATCACTGATGAGTGTGTTGAGGTCACTAATGCCGAGATTAGTTTGGCGGAGCTTCAGATACCTGACGATTTGGGTCTAATGGACGAGACATTTGCTGATGTTCCATTTGAGCAAGAGCTCAATTTTGAGCCTGAGTCTGAGTTTGATCCTCTCTGCTTTGATAATATTGGGCAGTTTTTCGATGGTTACAGCGGCTTGGAGGACATTGAGATTTGTGGGTTTGACAATGATGGCCCTAGCGAGCTTCCGGACTGGGATTTTGCTGATATTGGCAACGACATTGCTTCTTGGATGGACGAACCCCTCAATATACCCTGCCAATAA